The following coding sequences are from one Anaerohalosphaeraceae bacterium window:
- a CDS encoding 4Fe-4S binding protein: MPQIRFYAEHCKGCGLCVLVCPHQNIRISEDLNEHGHPFAVLADPARCTYCAMCGRMCPDMAIEIFEGRDDTKEDSGGATE, from the coding sequence ATGCCTCAAATTCGCTTTTATGCAGAGCATTGCAAGGGATGCGGTTTGTGCGTGCTGGTTTGTCCTCATCAGAACATTCGAATATCGGAGGATTTGAACGAGCACGGTCATCCATTCGCAGTTCTGGCGGACCCGGCCCGCTGCACCTACTGTGCCATGTGCGGTCGAATGTGTCCCGATATGGCGATCGAGATTTTTGAGGGCAGGGATGACACCAAAGAGGATTCCGGAGGGGCGACGGAGTAG
- a CDS encoding 3-methyl-2-oxobutanoate dehydrogenase subunit VorB — translation MSEKILLKGNELLVEAAIEAGCRFYAGYPITPQNEVPERMSWRMPQVGGVFVQAESEIAAVNMLFGASAAGARCMTSSSSPGISLKQEGISYIAAAELPCVIVNMQRGGPGLGNIRASQGDYFQAVKGGGHGDYRLIVLTPATLQELYDLTLNAFDYADFYRNPVMILGDGILGQMAEPVDAHPYRPIFSLPPKDYILNGCRGRAPRVIRTLFLHPPDALVQHNLRLQEKYERMLREISLYEEFETADAEVIVTAYGISGRVAKGAVKRARRDGLKAGLIRPLCVWPFPVEVYRRVAEKAGSFLVVEMSHGQFIEDVKLAIECRRPVAFLGKGGGWYPSEEEILEQIRHLASVPSERRKTQRKR, via the coding sequence ATGTCGGAAAAAATTCTTTTAAAAGGGAATGAACTGCTGGTAGAGGCCGCGATTGAAGCGGGGTGCCGGTTTTATGCGGGCTATCCGATCACACCGCAAAATGAGGTGCCGGAGCGGATGTCCTGGCGGATGCCGCAGGTTGGGGGCGTATTTGTACAGGCCGAAAGTGAGATTGCGGCCGTGAATATGCTTTTTGGGGCTTCGGCGGCCGGTGCGCGCTGTATGACCAGTTCATCCTCGCCGGGCATCAGTCTCAAGCAGGAGGGAATCAGTTATATTGCCGCTGCGGAGCTTCCCTGTGTGATTGTGAATATGCAGCGAGGCGGACCGGGGCTGGGAAATATCCGGGCTTCTCAGGGGGATTACTTTCAGGCCGTCAAAGGCGGAGGACACGGCGATTATCGTCTGATTGTTCTGACGCCGGCGACGCTGCAGGAACTGTATGATTTGACCCTGAATGCGTTTGATTATGCAGATTTTTACCGCAATCCGGTGATGATTCTGGGGGATGGGATTTTAGGACAGATGGCCGAGCCGGTGGATGCCCATCCTTATCGTCCGATTTTCAGTCTGCCGCCGAAGGATTATATTTTAAACGGCTGTCGGGGCAGGGCTCCTCGTGTGATTCGCACGCTGTTTCTGCACCCTCCAGATGCCCTTGTTCAGCACAACCTTCGGCTTCAGGAAAAGTACGAGAGGATGCTGCGGGAGATATCTCTGTATGAGGAGTTTGAGACGGCGGATGCGGAAGTAATTGTCACGGCGTACGGCATTTCCGGTCGAGTGGCCAAAGGAGCTGTCAAACGAGCTCGCCGAGACGGTCTGAAAGCCGGCCTGATACGTCCTTTGTGTGTTTGGCCCTTTCCTGTCGAAGTCTACAGGCGGGTGGCGGAAAAAGCCGGCTCATTTCTGGTTGTGGAAATGAGCCACGGACAATTTATCGAAGATGTAAAACTGGCCATTGAATGCCGGCGGCCTGTTGCCTTTTTGGGCAAAGGCGGCGGATGGTATCCGTCTGAAGAGGAGATTCTGGAGCAAATCCGTCATCTTGCCTCAGTACCCTCCGAGAGGAGAAAGACTCAAAGGAAAAGATAA
- a CDS encoding thiamine pyrophosphate-dependent enzyme — protein MEFRRPKTLRNVLTHYCPGCGHGIVHRLVAEVIDELGIRERTIGTAPVGCAVLLYDYMNCDIIECAHGRPPAVATGLKRVQPDRIVFTYQGDGDLAAIGTAETVHAANRGENITVIFVNNAIYGMTGGQMAPTTLMGQWSTTTPNGRGKLGEGGPIKVCEMLSALDGPSYLERVAVSTPKDVLRTKKAIQKAFEKQIANKGFSLVEVLSMCPTDWKLSPKEAVEFVNEKMKTVFPLGVFKDR, from the coding sequence ATGGAATTTCGGCGTCCGAAAACTCTCAGGAATGTACTGACGCACTACTGTCCCGGCTGCGGGCACGGGATTGTGCATCGGCTGGTTGCAGAGGTCATCGACGAATTGGGAATTCGTGAGCGGACGATTGGTACGGCACCTGTGGGCTGTGCCGTTTTGCTGTATGATTATATGAATTGTGATATTATTGAGTGTGCTCACGGGAGGCCGCCGGCGGTTGCAACGGGGCTCAAGCGGGTACAGCCGGACCGGATCGTTTTTACCTACCAGGGGGATGGAGACCTGGCGGCGATTGGGACGGCGGAAACCGTTCATGCGGCCAACCGGGGGGAAAACATTACCGTGATTTTTGTCAACAACGCTATTTACGGTATGACCGGCGGACAAATGGCTCCGACGACCCTGATGGGGCAGTGGAGCACCACCACACCGAACGGACGGGGAAAGTTGGGCGAGGGCGGACCGATTAAGGTCTGCGAAATGCTCAGCGCATTGGACGGTCCTTCTTATCTGGAGCGGGTAGCCGTCAGTACGCCCAAAGATGTTCTTCGAACCAAAAAGGCGATTCAAAAGGCTTTTGAAAAACAAATAGCCAACAAGGGATTTTCGCTGGTCGAGGTGCTTTCGATGTGTCCGACGGACTGGAAACTTAGTCCGAAAGAGGCCGTTGAGTTCGTCAATGAGAAGATGAAGACGGTCTTCCCTCTGGGAGTGTTTAAGGACCGCTGA
- a CDS encoding 2-oxoacid:acceptor oxidoreductase family protein has translation MMENSQMRIIIAGFGGQGVVLTGNLIARAALKENKNVTGMVAYGAEMRGGTAFAAVIVSDEEIACPFVEIPDAAIVLNQPSLDKFEPDVAAGGLLLVNTSLVKRGPKREDIDRILVPATEIAQRLGQLKVANLAALGAFVRHTRLVKEESIRQAVKDLFAEKNPALTAVNLAAFEVGIEQSRIQKAACSALKKR, from the coding sequence ATGATGGAAAATTCACAAATGCGGATTATCATCGCCGGTTTCGGCGGGCAGGGGGTGGTTTTGACGGGCAATCTGATTGCGCGGGCTGCCCTGAAAGAGAACAAAAATGTCACCGGTATGGTGGCTTACGGGGCGGAGATGCGTGGCGGCACGGCTTTTGCCGCCGTGATTGTCAGCGACGAGGAAATTGCCTGTCCGTTCGTGGAGATACCCGATGCGGCGATTGTGCTCAACCAGCCCTCCCTCGACAAGTTTGAGCCGGATGTAGCAGCCGGCGGGCTTCTGCTGGTGAATACTTCCCTGGTGAAGCGGGGGCCCAAACGGGAAGACATCGACCGCATTTTGGTTCCGGCTACGGAGATTGCTCAGAGATTGGGACAATTGAAAGTCGCCAATCTGGCGGCTCTGGGGGCTTTTGTGCGGCATACACGGCTGGTAAAAGAGGAAAGCATTCGACAGGCCGTCAAAGACCTGTTTGCCGAGAAGAATCCGGCCCTGACAGCGGTGAATCTGGCGGCTTTTGAGGTCGGGATAGAACAGAGCCGCATTCAAAAAGCCGCCTGTTCGGCTCTGAAAAAACGATAG